TTTCATTCCCATTACCTTCAGCTTCCGTGTTACCATTTCTTTTCCCACCCAATAGGTTTTAGGGACAGGTGGCATTTCATTTTTTGTGGGTAGGGGGTCGTATGATACACGGTTGATTACAATGTAAGATTTAAGCCTCCTCACAAGAGTCTTACTAGATTCTGTGAGAGGCAAGAGTTTGTCAACTGATATTTGCTGCCATGACAGTGGAACATTATTTAGGATTATGCCATAGCTTCCACACCTCTAGTGTCCACCAACACAGGAAAGCAAACCTCCTCCATGTATACTCTGTTAGTATGCAGTCTGGATTGGGTCTATATGTGATATTAAATTGGCAGAGGATACATGGTTTGGGGTTTGTTGGCCACCTTTTGTGGTGTGGTGCAAGGTTCCTTGTTTATAAAGAAATGATCATAATTCATCTACAGATTTCGCATAATTTCAGATCACCACAGAAAGTGATTCCGTCCAACGGTGGTGCCGCAACCTGGACAAAACTCCACAAGAATACTTATCCCTCGTGAGCCAGTCAGTCGAGAACTTGTCTTCGGTTTGTGATCCTGATGGAAAGGACATCAAGGAAGATATCTTTGAGATTCAGGATGACCACTTGGTGTGGAAGCAGTACTTTCCTGAGAAGAAAGTTTACGGAAGGCGAGGAAAGTTTGCCTTGGAAAAGGTGGGAAAATTCTGGATGCATTTTACTTTTATTGCCTATGACTAATTTCAGTAATGATGATTTGTTTCTGTAATGATTGTGATTGATTAAGGAAGTAATgagatgatgagagtgataatgatattagcagtgACAGCGATATTGAAGgttatattatcatagttatgttGCCTATAAGAAAGTGAGTATATAAGGATACAGGATCATAATAAAATGGTTATGaagatcatcattgtcatcatcactattatcatcatcattattattattattattattattattactattattactattattactattattactattattattattattattattattattattattattattattatttttagttataattataattattattgttgttgttatcacttgttataattattgtttttatgacttttttgttttaatgccaGATATTGTTCCATTGGTATCAATAGGTTCTTTTTGCATTGTAAGTGTTACATAAGCAACCTCCGGAAGGTagtgctccacacatctgtccctggctgaacaaaggctgcgccttcctgtttctgcttcctgtgataaggtgtacTCAGGAGGCAGTGACAGGAAGGtacagcctttgttcagccagggacagatgtgtggagcaccaTCTTCCGGATCCTGTTTATAGGTTATATGCATTGTAAGATagctgtattaatatatatatatgtgttaacaaAATTCACCAGAAGACAAGTAGTAGTTATTAACCAGTGGTCTGGATACATGCACTGTCCACTATggttttgattgattgattgattttttttttttttacacttagatggcttcacatgtactttgtcaccaaggagtcagttccTAGGCCTATctgatctcacttgtttacccatTCAGATTttgggaaaagtttttttttttacctcttaatgtcattattatcataatcataataatataatgataataatagtaacaattataattattattgttgttatttttattataattattatttttgttattataattaatattgttgtttataatatatatatatatatatatatatatatatatatatatatatatatatataccatatacatataaatatatatatatatataaatatatatatatataaatatatatgaatatatataaatatatataaatatatatatatatatagatatatatagatatatatatatatatatagatatatatatagatatatatatagatatatatatatatatatatatatatatatatttatatatacatacatatatacacacacacacacacacacacacacacacacacacacacacacacacacacacacacacacacacacacacacacacacacacacatacacacacatatgcatacatacatatatatatatatgtatatgtatatatgtatgtatatgtatatgtatatatatacatatacatatacatatacatacattcatacattcatacattcatacattcatacatacatacatacatacatacatacatacatacatacatacatacatacatacatacatacatacacacatatatacatacacatacacatacacatacacatacacatacacatacacatacacacatacatacatacatacatacatacatacatacatatatatatagacacacacacacacacatacatacacatatacatatacatatacatatacatatacatacacatacacacatacatatatatatatatatatatatatatatatatatatatagacacacacacacatacatacatacatacatacatacatacatacatacatacatacatacatacatacatacatacatacatacatacatacatacatacatacatatatatacacatacatatatatacacatacataaatatatatatatatatatatatatatatatatatatacatatatgaatgtatatatgtatgtgtgtatatatatcatatatagtttttagtgttattttatcattatcattattattatcatcattatcataattatgtttgcagcaatgataatactaatagaaattaaAACATTTCTTTCTCAAAGTTAAAAAAATGGGGTAAATACGTAGGTCAGGTGATTGTGTACTGTCTGTCCCCTAtagattattgtgattttttttacatacagatggctccatgtgctcagccaccaagaagTGTATCAGTTGGCCTTAGTGACTGggcctgatttcctcattcctgtgattttctttctaatgctattgatattgacactgttatcattcttattactatgattattaaattgttattataaaatatttataatatcaaataaaataaatactagaaataattttttttttaaataaaggaaaagggtaaacaggtgagataggtaagactaatagctgactccttggtgactaagcacttatagagccatctatgtataaagacaatagataaacttttattacagtgggcatggcattgtagtcttgttaCCCACACTAATTGGGTTAATGCttctagagccatctatgtgtaaataagaTTATTAAAACTAAACCATAGTAGAtagtacatccatatatacactggAGGTTTAAGTAGAGAATGACATTATGTAAAATGCTCTAATAATAGAGCTTAAACTTGAATACCCACATTATGTGAAGCATCACGCATAAAATAAAGCTGTATCTATGGAAGGTAAGGCTATTGTAAAATTAAgacattattaatttatcaattgcAGATGGAACACGATGATGCCTTAGAAAATATCATGAATGGTGTCATGGAAGACTTGACTGCTAATGTTAAATCCATTGACAAACTGACATTAGACTTGCAAGCAAAAGAAGGAGGTATAGtgatcaataatatatatttcattagcaTTCAAATTTCAAAAGATAGAATAGCATTATGACTCTATTTACCTTGTCAGGTAGAATATCTGGCAGTGTTATTAGATACagttaaagaaaatgataatatagtgTTTTTCAGAACACTATTCAACTAAATAATAAATTCTTTGAAAAAAATGCatgtaatattttattaatttactggTGAAATAAATATGACTTACAAGAGAGCGTAATGATTATTTCTAAGAATTTATTCAGTAACGTTTTGTGATTCAATTTTCAGAGGTTAAAAAAGCTATAGACTTGGTAGCTAAAAGTGTGAAGATGAAGGAAGACTTTGAAAAGGTAGTATATGGAAAGTGTGCCAACATTATCAATATGAAGAAACTAAGGATGCGTCAGCTTACTAGTCAGTCATCGACAGCAGGTATGGGAACAGTAGTAAAGGAGTGTGAACTAATCTCAAAGGAGCAACAGAAAATTTTTACACACCCTTCCTTTGTACAGGATACCATTGCTAGACTATTGCAAcagtcttctccttttttcttctcttcttctttatcttttccttttctccttttcccatatttttcatgtttcctttttctttatctttaaccttttttcccatattttccctttaatttcgtattttattttttttttatttttaagattttcTGCCAAACCGTATCACATCTCAGTATTTGACATTTTCTCTAAGTATTTATTGTGTAATTAAAGTATACAACCAGGTCATAGTACTGCACATATAAAGacaattttttcttccttcctcttttttttttttttatatatatatatatatatatatatatatatatatatatatatatatatatatatatatatatatatatacctgtttcaAGAATTGCTTCACTGCTAAactatatctttcttctttctttctttcttttttcagcaaAGGCAAATGACACCACACTGGACACTAAAGATAAAGCAAAGGATTCTCCTTCCAAAGCAAGTAAAGGCAACAGCAGTGATAGTGAATGCTACAACTCAGACACTGATGTAGATGACCCAGATGGCATGGACACAGATGAAGAGAACCTTAGGAGTATATCCCCAAAGAAGCGTGGAAGAAATGGCAATACATTACCTGAAAAGAAGTCAATGGCATCAAAACGAGTCATTGATTCTCAGGATGATCTTTTCAACAATAGCATTGAGGCAGAATTGTATCCTGTCTCAGGGagtgacaaaaagagaaagactaaAGATGAAAAGGTCAGTCACCCAAGAACTAGTGCATCCCAGATCGAAAGCACTTCTGAAAAGGATGCAGTCAAAAAACAGACACAGGATGAGAGAAAATCAAATTCTAGCGCATCATTTCAAGCAGATTCACAAAATTCAATACTTGATGAActcttttaatataattttttaaaatgatttaaTGAAGCATGAAAAAACACATAATACAATAGTGAGATGATTTTACCTTATATATTTACTGGATTTTATGGATCCTTTGTATTTTGGATGTGTTTttctattttaatattttataggcCTTCAGTATTCAGCAAATATATCTGTTGAATGTCTTTTTAAGTGTGTACCTTAAAGTTTACCTTGGCACATGTACAAATAGGTTCTGTGTAggaatcaaatttatatatattttatacataataaaGTATTCTCACAAAACTTTGTGTTTATCATtagaactttataaaaaaaaaaaatagaaagcatgAAAGAGTTCACCCTCTAACAATGAACCAAAAATACAGtttcaaaatacatacatataacacaagttattagcagaaaaaaatactaatagatCGTCTTTTTATGATGGGTCACACTTATCCCTTTGATCTATATACAGTTCTAGTGTACCAAAATCGGATAATATGGTCATTGAGCCATCACTAACTTACATGATTTAGGCAGCATGTAATGGTTAATAgtcaaaaagcaaaataaatgtgcaagaCATTAAAGTTCATGTAGCACAATGAAGTAGGCATGCTAATGGAAATGGTAAAGAGGGGGTGATTAGGTATTACAAGTCAACAGTTGTACCTCCCCGATCCCTTTCATGTTGTTGTCGTGGGGCTTAGGAGACAGGGACTGAGGcctaatgtaggggatcacccttaCCTTGCTCCTCAGcttattttgcatggtcttttcttttcctttttttttttttatccccttgttctgtccacttatccgaATCGTTAAATTCATTTTTGCCCTTTTTGccatcataatgctccctacttctttatctccttctccttttaacaAGCTTTACCTTATGCTATGCCCCATCAGCTCCCCTCTCTATACTTTTCAcaaccatactaccctctagaactgttcaacctgtaacttaccctaatcattaactcattcctaaccccttTCACTACTCTACTTTATCATAGCACCATGTGACCTTTGATTTCATagagcacttccttacctgggggctttgccctCAAATCTCATGCTATCACTATATTATGAAtatgccactaatgaccttagatgttgatgcagcagaaaattttatgtaaataaataaaatcaacagtCGTACAAGAGTAGGATGGTATTGGAAAGGCTGCAGTAAAGtgtggacaggacaacagaatgtgtggaactgaaagacaAACATTACATAGGGAACTTAGGGTTGGatcagaaaatgaaataagataggAGTAAGGCAGGTGTGGCCAGTATGCAAGTGGGTAAGAGCCATCTTTCAGCGTCTGTTTTGATGAAATGGGGCTGACAAAGAGgagacagttttacagtatgttatTGACTAATGacaagacttgaccagaaagattgacAGCAAACATAAAGGAGGTCTTAAAGGGGATAATAATCTGTGGATGGAATACATGAGGAACAGGGTGTGTAATGTAGAACATGCTAGCAAGGTCTACATAAGGGATCATCCATGTTTTGCATCATTTTCACAGGCATACAAATAGTGCTCTTTTTCTCAAGACCAACACCCCATCTAGAGTGTACAgagcaaaaaggaagaaataatggACTCTAACACAGGATCTCCAATTTGATCTGGATCTTCATATTTATGATGTTCTAAAAAGCGTATGCCAGTTTAACCGCCTCCCACTcagtgtacattatatatatatatatatatatatatatatatatatatatatatatatatatatatatatatacatatatatatatatatatatatatatatatatatatatacatatatatatatatatatatatatatatatatatgtatatatatatatatatatatatatatatatatatgtatatatatgtatatatatatatatatatgtatatatatatatatatatatatatatatatatatatatatatatatatatatatatatatataatatatatatatatatatatatataatatatatatatatatatatatataatatatatatatatatatatatataatatatatataatatatatgtgtatatatatatatatatatatatatatatatatatatatatatatgtatatatatatgtatatatatatgtatatgtatatatatatgtatatatatatgtatatatatatatatatgtatatatatatgtatatatatatatatatatatatatatatatatatatatatatatatatatatatgtatatgtatatgtatatatatatatatatatgtatatgtatatatatatatatgtatatgtatatatatatatatatatatatatatatatatatatgtatatgtatatatatatatgtatatatatatacatatatatatatatatatatatatatatatatatatatgtatatatatatacatatatatacacacacacacacacacacacaaacacatatacatatatacacacattatatatataaatatatatatatatattttattattattattatcataataataataataataataataataataataatatgctgcAGTAAAGAGCCAGTAATATTCACAGGTATTTTAATTTTCAAATAAATGTCATTTCAAATAGGATTATAGAAACTGACACAAAAGCAAAGCCTTGTACAAAGCTTTACTTTGTATTGaactgaacaaagaaaagaaaaacaaattaagtaCCTATGATAAGAGATAATAGACCGAGATTTATGACGGTattaaaatcttcattattaacTTCAATGTAATTAGAAGAATAATGTGATTTTCTTCAAGCTTATAATTGCAAATTATAGTAACATATATGTCTTGATCATGGAAACCTCaacttctttgtttcttcttaatCAACTAAAATTATTCTGTATATTATGAAGTTCTATAATGCACTCTCAAAATACAATCTCTGACGTATGACAGCATTTTTTACTAATAATTTTGTAATAGAGCTAGTGCATTAATTGTTCTCATCTTCTTTACAATGCAAATTAAGTTTTCTAACACTAGGTAGGTGTGTTTGAATCTGCATAGTTTTAGCAATCAGGCTGAACATATGCAGACTTTCTTTACCTTCCTTAAAATAATCCTTTTGATTGCAAATCATTATAATCTGAATAATGTGGATTCTTAGTACTTTTTGTTTGTCTGCAAGATCTTCCTGTAATATCTATTCCTTACAGGTCTGTTATGACTTATCATACCTAAGCTTTTCAGTTCAAGACTATGTTGTATATATGATCTGTAATTACAATATACAAGCTTGATAGCAATCACATTGTCTATATTATAATCTCAACATTTAGACATTTCTCAAGTGCTTTTTTTGGCAGTATGCTGGAATCACAGTCATCATTACAGTCTGGCAATAGATGcttttgaatttatttttcattatttttatttatttttttgtatatatttatatatattcctacatacacaaatgcatgtctCACATTAGAACATCATCTACTTGATACTGTGAGCTGGTAACTTGAGAACTTACTCAAAAACAGACTTTCATACCAGTTATAGATTTAGTGACGATCTCACCTTCCTTGTTCTTAAAATTGTAAACCTATCTTGCAGAATATGCTATacacaaagggaaaagaaaacaagaggggAATGCAGCAACTCTTTATGTTTGTTCCAATGCTCCCTATATATAGAGAATTAACAGTAGATAGTCCTTTATCTAGAAATAAGCTACATCTAACAAAATACAGGTTTTAATTATGTTGTAAACTCAAAAGCACAAACATTTTAGCTGCGTTCCTACGGGCAATTATCATGGTTGGATATTAAGCTAGCTAGATTAATGATATGAATTTCATTTCTTAACATCTCCACTCAAAGATGCCAAGAATCACAAGACATCAAGCAATAAACAATATCTGCTCATATCATCCTGCATGTGAAATGTATGGTGTTGATGCAGAGGAGTGCACAGTAAAGCATATTGCAATATCTTCATTTCACTTGTGACATCTTGCAAACTTATGACCTTTTAACGTCCCAAAATCTGGTGGAAGGTTGTTCCTTTGAAGCCAACTTCtgatgtctgtttatctatgaatTGGATGTACAttctagaaaaaaaggaattgtaATTGAGGCATATTATTCTTGATTTAATCTTTGTAGATGGTATCATAATAATAGAACTACAGTCTATCCTGGTAACTCAGACaataatatgtaataaaaaagGCTCCTACATGTGAAATTAAACATGATAATCACCAAAAAATCCACGTCCATAGAGGTATTTCATTAATCTTAAAATGTCAAGTATCAAAATTAATAACCTTACCTATCATTAGGAATACCAAGGTATTTCTCCACTACGGCATAAATCTTAGAAgcatatgttttgttttcttcaaccCCTAACTTGCCAAGGCTCATCAAAATTGCAGAACCACAAGGATCAAATGTTCCTCCAAAACTCATGAGCTGATCTGGAATTACTCTAACAGCACAATACTGGAACCAAAGTGATTGAAAACattagagggaagagaaaaaatcttatataattatatgatcaaATAAATTACAAACTAGGTACCAAATCATTACAGGGAAGATGaaaatcttatataaatatattagatagTAAATTACAGACAACAAgcaaatatatactgtacaaagCCATTTTTATAGaagatatactaatatgtataaatCTTACTTGACTTCACTGAATCATTCCTACAACTTAAGAATAGAGATTaataaatagagataataaacacatgcatgtatatgtttctatataaaaATATGGATGTGTTGCTGCATgagcatatgtgtctgtgtgtgtatgcgtgtgtgggtgcgtgcgcgcgcgcgcgtgtgtgtgtgtgtgtgtgtgtgtgtgtgtgtgtgtgggtctgggggggggggggggtgtatgtgtgtgtgtatatgggtgggtgtgtgtgggtgtgggtgtgtgtgtgtgggtgtgtgtgtgggtgtgggtgtgtgtgtgtgggtgtgggtgtgggtgggtgtgggtgggtgtgggtgggtgtgtgtgggtgtgtgtgggtgtgtgtgtggggtgtgtgtgtgtatgtgtgtgtgtatgtgtgtgtgtgtgtgtgtgtgtgtgtgtgtgtgtgtgtgtatgtgtgtgtgggtatgtaggtgtgtgggtgtgtgtgtgggtgtgtgtgtgggtgtgtgtgtgggtgtgtgtgtgggtgtgtgtgtgggtgtgtgtgtgggtgtgtgtgtgggtgtgtgtgtgggttggtgtgtgggtgggtgtctgggtgcgtgtatatgagtatgggtgtgggtgtgggtgtgggtgtgtgtgtgtgtaggtgggtgtgtgtgtaggtgtgtgtgtgtgtgtgtaggtgtaggtgggtgtgtgtgtaggtgtaggtgggtgtgtgtgtaggtgggtgtgtgtgtaggtgggtgtgtgtgtcggtgggtgtgtgtgtcggtgtgtgtgtgtaggtgtatgtgtgtcggtgggtgtgtgtgtaggtgggtgtgtgtgtcggtgggtgtgtgtgtaggtgtgtgtgtgtaggtgggtgtgtgtgtaggtgggtgtgtgtgtgggtgggtgtgtgtgtgggtggttgtgtgtgtgggtgggtgtgtgtgtgggtgggtgtgtgtgtaggtgtgtgtgtgtgtaggtgggtgtgtgtgtgtaggtgggtgtgtgtcggtgggtgtgtgtgtagtgtgtgtaggtgtatgtgtgtcggtgggtgtgtgtgtaggtgggtgtgtgtgtcggtgggtgtgtgtgtcggtgtgtgtgtaggtgtgtgtgtgtgtaggtgtgtgtgtgtaggtgggtgtgtgtgtaggtgggtgtgtgtgtgggtgtgtgtgtaggtgtgtgtgtgggtgtgtgtgtgtaggtgtgtgtgtgtgtaggtgtgtgtgtgtaggtgtgtgtgtaggtgtgtgtgtgtaggtgggtgtgtgtgtaggtgggtgagtgtaggtgggtgtgtgtgtacgtgggtgtgtgtgtaggtgtgtgtgtgtgtaggtgggtgtgtgtgtaggtgggtgtgtgtgtaggtgggtgtgtgtgtaggtgggtgtgtgtgtaggtgggtgtgtgtgtaggtgggtgtgtgtacaggtgggtgtgtgtgtacaggtgagtgtgtgtgtaggtgggggtatgtgtaggtgtgtgtgtgggtgtgtgtgtgggtgtgtttgtgtgcctgtgggtgtgcgtgtgtgcgtgcgtgtgtgcgtgcgtgtgtgcgtgcgtgtgtgcgtgcgtgtgtgcgtgtgtgtgtgcgtgcgtgtgcatgcgcgtgcgtgcgtgtgtgtgcgtgtgtgtgcgtgtgtttgtgtaataataaaaaataaacacataaataaattaataaataaaatacatacctGTTCTGGCTTCCCAATGGTTTCACTCAGAGTTTTACTAAAGATTGAAACAATTTCCGGAGTCACTCTGTCTCTAGGAATGTTTGTTGCAATCTCCAGATAAGGCATTTTTAAACCTTCCTGAAAAGAATTAATATCAAATGTCAATACATGATAATGTAATAAAGTAGAGAactatcattagaaaaaaaaattgtaatgaatGTATATTAGGGTTGCTACAGAATATAATTTTCCAGAAATCGTCCTGGATTCAGGTGTCAAAATTTGCACCCTCGAAGAAATTTTTAAATTCTCCAAAAA
This sequence is a window from Penaeus chinensis breed Huanghai No. 1 chromosome 10, ASM1920278v2, whole genome shotgun sequence. Protein-coding genes within it:
- the LOC125029592 gene encoding uncharacterized protein LOC125029592 → MGLRKIVQKGKTWYMYSSSSQEEELHLVLLQRGAAHSLKITTESDSVQRWCRNLDKTPQEYLSLVSQSVENLSSVCDPDGKDIKEDIFEIQDDHLVWKQYFPEKKVYGRRGKFALEKMEHDDALENIMNGVMEDLTANVKSIDKLTLDLQAKEGEVKKAIDLVAKSVKMKEDFEKVVYGKCANIINMKKLRMRQLTSQSSTAAKANDTTLDTKDKAKDSPSKASKGNSSDSECYNSDTDVDDPDGMDTDEENLRSISPKKRGRNGNTLPEKKSMASKRVIDSQDDLFNNSIEAELYPVSGSDKKRKTKDEKVSHPRTSASQIESTSEKDAVKKQTQDERKSNSSASFQADSQNSILDELF
- the LOC125029606 gene encoding macrophage migration inhibitory factor-like; translated protein: MPYLEIATNIPRDRVTPEIVSIFSKTLSETIGKPEQYCAVRVIPDQLMSFGGTFDPCGSAILMSLGKLGVEENKTYASKIYAVVEKYLGIPNDRMYIQFIDKQTSEVGFKGTTFHQILGR